In Lolium perenne isolate Kyuss_39 chromosome 5, Kyuss_2.0, whole genome shotgun sequence, the sequence taaaagggatacacagtgtctaccagctcggacaacaacccgttcaatcggtcgcccctctcaaggtgtttgacgggaagaccgttcaaagttctcgtcaggacgcaactgattacgccttagctgaacgagcatatcagtttgttcaagggaaagatttggtcgagaatctcaggaaggtaccaacatgtatgcgtaacttgcattcgtggtaccttaaggcctcaaaggaagggatcgagactatcatggtgcgagttagggaagagcactacttccaggagtactgtgtgaacgttgacttcgccgaactctttcagttatataatctccgggccctcgacaaatcaatcatcagttgctattgtctgtaagtgatttatttatttaatttgagaagtcgttcattgtctgcagattataatcttttgtgcgctatattatgcagatcgaagatgctcgaatgcaaaagggacgatatcacgtacattgggttcattgacccgaacacaatgcatgtcaaaaccatagatgatcccctctataacaaggatacaccgcagactttgctaaggtttttgaagcgacaacgtgacaaaaagctaatactttggccttacaacttcgagtgagtcttaatgtcttataacacattatattttgctcaccgtatgtcaaaattttaactaatgactacatattgaaacgtgcgtaggtttcactttattcttctcgtcatcaatttggaaattggagaagttgaagtcttggactcactaagcaaagaaaaggatctatacgtgtcttgttttttaatgctcagaaggtaattttaattcttatcggtttgtttcgttaatttcctgctttgaactaattgatgactcttttatgcattttcttttgtcgagcagcgtatggcaaactttcatcaaggaagatacgtcccgtgaatggccaccgaagctgcgatggcgtgcgaaagtaagtagtactacctaggtccacacacctttcaattatcatacttgactattgtttgattgaattatattcttgtaaagaaatgcccgcaacaacctccggggaccgatctctgtggattcttcgtttgcgagtacatccgcagaattgtcaacgagagaacgaataatgaaagaaataaagaggtacaaaaacaatcttcacaaatttgttttgttatcataagttgtgctgagtttcagtaatagttgtttcatgtattcatttgtatcttattcttttatagttggcaagaaagcggaacaagctctcaatcgatgaccgcttcatagcaataggcgaggaattggcgggatttttccttcgggacgtcataccaccactcgcagagcaccacaatgaatgaagatgtacatgttacatatatcgttgactcgaagagtaccactatgctacatgtaatagacatatatagagtacgccgcggagagcaccactatgcatgaagatcgatcttcatgcatagtgctacttaatttgcgatctcatgcaataacatgtgtgttatattatatgcaccaacttgctatgcatcatcttgatcttcatgtactacctaaacccaaacgcgtttctggtgcatcgacgcgatatgaatcaaaccgatatccctaaacctctccaaaaccctaaaaagccaattctctgccgcggcagagatttgggaaaattccctgccgcggggggaacctttggtaccggttcgtattaccaaccggtaccaaagatcgttagccctgagctctcctggtggcccacgtggaggcccgttttataccggttcgtaagcaaccggtacgaaagggggggggctttagtgccgaataatttgtaccggttgcaaaaccggtacgaatggccctctggaaccggtatagatgagcgtttttctactagtgctacGAGCGAGTTTGTTAGCTTGCACGGTAGTACGCAGAGAATATGAACCCAAAAAATGCCTTTTTTTAGGCTACCAGACAATAAggatctaagagcatctccaataggCGCACTAAAATTCGGCGTCCTATATGTCGCTGCGACCGCGCTGTAAACGCTTACCGCGCGCTGCGCTTAATTCTTCCCTCGCTGGACGCTCTATTATACAGCGCGTGCTCGGTTGCTTTAAAAGTTCCTTCGCCGGAAGCTCCATTATGCAGCGCGACGCAAACAACATTTTGATCATATTTTGCGTACGGAATAGATCAAACAAAACATGAAAAATTAACTGGAAATACGAAATATATTGCAAACTTCGACGCTACAACCACATTTATATCGAAACTACCCTAAACTATTCACAATCCCAATCGAAATCCGACGAGAGAGTGGTCTCCGACACCGGAGTGGATGTCCacccgaaggaggaggaggaggaggagaggacgatCCTCCATGGGCCGGCGCCGTTTTCCTTCTCCTCTGCCTTCCTCGCGGCCttctcctccctctccttcttcctcgCCGCCGACTTCACCCTCCGCTCCACGCAACCcgccttcttcgccgccgcttGCCTTCTCCTCTTCCTTCTTCGCGTAGAAGGCCTCCATCGCGGCGACATCCTCCAGGAACTGGCGCGATCACTCGAGGCGGAGGCGCTCGTCGCGCTCAACGATGACGAGCCGCTGCTCAAGCTCGCGCTGGCGCTGCTGCTGCTCGCGCGTGACGGCcgaaggcggcggcgcgagcgcttCCGCCTGCTCCCGCGTCCACACGTCGTGGAAGTTCATCGTCCGGTGGTAGCGGCCGAGGCGCCAGGCGACCGCGTCGTAGGCGCGCACCGCCTCGTGCTCCGTCTCGAACGTCCCGAGCCCGATGCGCTCTTCGCCGCTGCGGATCTCAGCGTAGAAAGTGCCGCTTggccgcgcgcggacgccgcggtagtCGAAGGTCGAGCGGCGGCGGGGCGGCATCTCGTCGCGAGGCGGAGCGCCGGCGCGGAGCGAGGTGGGAGGCGGAGCGAGGCGGGGGCGGCGAAACGACACACGGGGATGTGAAATTTCCGGACGGTTGGGTGCGCGTGCGCGTAGCATCTTATAGCGCGCGCGGCAgtcgacgcggcaagtttggcgcgTAGGGCAAAACTTTTAGCGCCCGCGGCGTTTTCGCACCCGCTAGGTTCACACGGTCTCCACGAGCCGAATCAGCAGTTTATTTAGCGCGCGCTTTTGCGGAAATCTTAATTCCTAAGGCACCTAGGAATAGGCGCCACACTAGAAACGCCTGAATTGCGATGAAaactactcgtactttattttcaTTGCACGACTACATGGACCTCACATGACATGCAAAACGTACTCACAACGAAACACACACCTCATAATCTTTTTTCAAATCGCACCACATGTAGCGTGAGCTACCAAACAAACTGACACGCACCTTTCTTTGCATAGCTTTCACTAGGCCAAGAACATGTGTTGTTGACAATCAAACACGCCCTATATGACGCGGCAAAGATAGCGTGCCATCACGCCTCCCAATGTAGAGATATTTTTGGTTCGCTCCCTAATCTATGAAAGGCTAACATCGTGACCCAGACAACCATACAACAATACAAAAATTGGACGGCAAGAATACCCTAACTGGTTCACCACACACAATGAAAAACCTATATTATAGATTGAGAAATTTAGCCCCGCGAACCGAACCGTATCGGAAGCCACCGAATCTTACACCGTACGGTGGATGGCAACTTCTATTTTTTACTGCATGGCATGGTTGCTATGGACCACATCAATTTTTTCCTAGCAATCATTTATCTCTAAGTAGAAATCCTCCACTACCTAATTCTCCAGCTTTCTCGTGCGTCCATGGTATCCCCATTTTTTTCTAGCATACCAGTTACTATCTAATCTTGATTCAATACATTCCACGGTAGTGTTTGAGTGGATCCAGCTACTCCCTCCATCTCAGTTTACTAGTCCTCTCCGTATCCCTAGATCGCTAATTtgacctatataatttaaattatataatgcaaaaattatatctttagaaaatagaacatctaaactttctaatgatataatttttgtaacatataactaatgctaacttgatcaaatttgcgacCTAGGGATACGTGcacgcctaataaactgtgagagaggtAGTACCTCCTTTGGAACCATAATAGACTACTATTATTATTTGATCATTGAATCTTTTATTTCCATTAAAAGCAAATTAATTCTTTTACAACAAATTTTAGGCGGTTGACATTCATTTTGTGTTATGTGTGTTACATTCCGTATACAACTTAATCGCACACCACTTTTAGCAGTGCCTAGCAATGCAGCATCTCTTTCACTACCAGCACCCTTTATCATAACTTTTCTCGTTGCAAACCTACTATATGAATAGCATCTACTGTTTTTCTTTGACCAACATTAGGTGATGCTTTTCTTGAGCTTTTGAATCCACAAGTACCCACCGTAGTGTTGTCGCGCCCATCGGTCGCTGGTCGCTCTCTCCCTCTCCCACGCCTTTTCCAAACTAGGTAGGAAGGCGCGGCTTGCCGCGCGCTTGCTCGCTTACAGCGGACAAGCAGATATGAATAATATATAAAAACATACAATTGAAATTCCATATTCCTGTAATATTCACCTAGGAATATTTTCACTTCAGGAGTCCACATCATATTAATAGAACATAGGATGGCTTAGCAGACTCACAGTGAACATACATATATTTGAACATAAGTTAATACACTGTCTTTGCAGAAGCTCTAAGTTAGAGATGTCTATATTGGAAGTAAGTGATAGTGGAGCGAAGAACATGATTCACAGGTGAGAGGGGTTTCACTTGGGTCATACGAAATCTTGGTCTTGACTCGCCAAATTGTTTCCGCCAAGCATTCTCTTGGTCATGTTGGCCCTCCCCACATGACAAACTAATGTCTGAACCACCTCCTACATCGGTggtatgaattatggttgagaATGCAAGATATATTTTGGTTGAGGTCCAATGATGGATAAATTGGAACTCTAATGGATGATGGATGACTTGGAACTCTAATGGATGATGGATGGAGAACATACTTCATGAAGATACCTACAAATTACATTCAGCAAAAAAGTTAAGACATCTAAAGTGTTACTTTAAAAGGAACACAGAGTGTTAGTAATGAACAAATGATTATTGAAGTAATTATTTGAACCACATCTTTTTGCATTCATATGAGAACTTGATATAAGTTAAatccatgataaagcatattaactgataagggctaagctcaagggtgtgcccgatcttcacggatttgggaggAATTCGTGGGGGGGTgaaagaacgcgatgaacacgacgaacgcggaggggaatcgtgggatacaaactcacacacacacacacacacacacacaaatcggtttgtcctcgttgccccgaaccaccaactcgatagaagt encodes:
- the LOC127303521 gene encoding ethylene-responsive transcription factor ERF098-like, coding for MPPRRRSTFDYRGVRARPSGTFYAEIRSGEERIGLGTFETEHEAVRAYDAVAWRLGRYHRTMNFHDVWTREQAEALAPPPSAVTREQQQRQRELEQRLVIVERDERLRLE